A part of Synechococcus sp. UW179A genomic DNA contains:
- a CDS encoding DUF4278 domain-containing protein: MTTLTFRGVRYEPRSLPVDKPCQTLTYRRATYRVRQLEASLAGDLCVPDGFIRSKQTAKLIGVPLESCATKHLVYRGISYSKC; this comes from the coding sequence ATGACAACACTTACGTTTCGTGGCGTTCGCTATGAGCCGCGTTCCCTTCCGGTTGATAAGCCTTGTCAAACCCTCACTTACCGGAGAGCAACCTATCGAGTACGCCAGCTCGAGGCATCCCTCGCGGGTGACCTGTGTGTGCCCGACGGCTTCATCCGCTCAAAGCAGACGGCCAAACTGATTGGGGTTCCTTTGGAGTCATGCGCAACTAAGCACCTCGTGTATCGAGGTATTTCCTACTCAAAGTGTTAA
- a CDS encoding DUF1830 domain-containing protein has protein sequence MIECVYQNETNKMVIVKCIGQNNFYLEKVVMPKEFFWFEAPKEARLELWKMSPQGQMLDIRGYVADHSIKRDITTETAYAS, from the coding sequence ATGATTGAATGCGTGTACCAGAACGAGACCAACAAGATGGTGATCGTTAAATGCATAGGCCAAAATAATTTCTACCTCGAGAAGGTTGTCATGCCGAAAGAGTTCTTCTGGTTCGAGGCTCCAAAAGAAGCACGCCTTGAACTGTGGAAGATGTCACCACAGGGACAAATGCTCGATATTCGCGGCTACGTCGCCGACCACTCAATTAAAAGAGACATAACGACAGAAACTGCATATGCAAGTTGA
- a CDS encoding glycosyl transferase, translating into MDFQQSLITTVHDYSLGNLDAIEFNKELQQRPTALLIPCLMEEFNRPALSLIRDTLSTLPGLSSLVIALYAESIEDVNAAEAFFANMPFPVQVHWTNGPAVGEVLSSMGSLGLDLTGPPGKGWAVWQGLGVACQQAEVIGLFDADIRTFGSGYPERMLRPLLNPSHGMAYVKAFYSRLSLETQALQGRATRLFVGPLLASLEEIFGALPYLRYLQTFRYPLAGEFAFTRDLAMNLRIPSDWGLEMGLLSEVYRHVAPSRITQVDLGLFDHKHKSLGDKPDEGLQRMASEIFCTVLRSLMEHEGCVMSMDQLPTLEVLYRRVGEDRVRQFGLDSAINRLPYDRHGEELAIHRFADLLRPSLSGLLASPIAHQLPSWSRLNSCNPSFAMDLAKAGRVGHQSSSYTPTAIKLRRPNHSPVRLELEAKASTTAAA; encoded by the coding sequence ATGGATTTTCAGCAAAGCCTGATCACCACGGTTCATGATTACAGCCTTGGCAATCTCGATGCCATCGAATTCAACAAGGAGCTTCAGCAAAGACCCACAGCTCTGCTGATTCCGTGTCTGATGGAGGAATTCAACCGGCCGGCACTGAGCCTGATCCGCGACACCCTGTCCACACTCCCGGGACTTTCCAGTCTGGTGATCGCCCTCTACGCCGAAAGCATCGAGGACGTCAACGCCGCAGAAGCCTTCTTTGCAAACATGCCTTTCCCAGTGCAAGTGCACTGGACAAACGGCCCAGCAGTGGGTGAAGTGCTCTCCTCCATGGGCAGCCTGGGCCTAGATCTAACCGGCCCCCCCGGTAAAGGATGGGCTGTCTGGCAAGGGCTCGGGGTGGCCTGTCAGCAAGCTGAAGTCATTGGACTGTTTGACGCAGACATCCGCACCTTTGGTTCCGGGTATCCCGAGCGGATGCTGCGACCACTGCTCAATCCATCCCATGGGATGGCTTACGTCAAAGCCTTTTACAGCCGACTATCTCTAGAAACCCAAGCACTGCAGGGGCGCGCCACAAGACTTTTCGTTGGCCCATTATTGGCGAGCTTAGAGGAGATTTTCGGCGCACTGCCCTATCTCCGCTACCTCCAGACCTTCCGTTATCCACTGGCTGGAGAGTTTGCTTTCACGCGCGACCTGGCGATGAACCTGCGGATTCCATCCGATTGGGGCCTCGAGATGGGACTGCTCTCCGAGGTCTATCGACACGTAGCACCCAGCCGGATCACACAGGTGGATTTAGGTCTGTTTGATCACAAGCACAAAAGCCTTGGAGACAAGCCTGACGAAGGTCTACAACGCATGGCCAGTGAGATCTTCTGCACTGTGTTGCGCAGCCTGATGGAGCATGAAGGCTGCGTGATGTCGATGGATCAGCTACCCACTCTGGAAGTGCTGTATCGGCGTGTCGGAGAGGACAGGGTTCGTCAATTTGGACTCGACTCCGCCATCAATCGACTTCCCTACGACCGTCATGGCGAAGAACTGGCGATCCACCGTTTTGCCGACCTGCTGCGTCCAAGCCTGAGCGGACTGCTGGCATCACCAATTGCTCATCAACTACCAAGCTGGTCGAGACTCAACAGCTGTAACCCATCCTTTGCAATGGATCTTGCCAAAGCTGGCAGAGTCGGCCACCAGTCGTCGAGTTACACACCAACTGCCATAAAACTCAGGCGTCCTAACCATTCACCAGTAAGACTCGAACTTGAGGCCAAAGCATCAACAACAGCAGCAGCTTGA
- a CDS encoding alpha-amylase family glycosyl hydrolase gives MQPPRDETLRTLLRDLYPNNSSGDLQELSSQLLQILGPASAHADPAVVDHRWNGDDVVLITYADSVVDDAKPGLQGLRSFVNRHLQVFAPVIHVLPFLESTSDGGFAVSSHEQLETRHGDWSDLAALAEGRCLMADLVLNHVSASHPWVRQFLRDEEPGCFCVLEAAPDPCWDDVVRPRSSALFTHLQSSGGQRQVWTTFGPDQVDLDWRCSEVLLGFTRLLKQKLAHGVRWIRLDAVGFVWKEPNTSCIHRPEVHRLVEVLRHLLTHACAGRGVVVTETNVPEEENLSYLRSGREAHLAYNFPLPPLLMEAAMSGSADLLNSWLSRWPQLPNSTALLNFTACHDGVGLRPLEGLMPQRRLLNLLIACEQRGGLVSHRRLADGEDVPYEINISWWSAMADGGLDPAHLQRQRFLLTEMLKLVLPGIPAFYLPALLASPNDLARFRQSGHRRDLNRPQFKAAALERRLDDPDSDATAVLTSLRHALKLRAELPALHPDSVFDVLSVDRVDRVVLRCSHQGHTLVAVHNFTASRLTFDPTVLGERDDLIWVDRLTDQQFVPRKRHALEPYAVLWLVQE, from the coding sequence ATGCAGCCTCCGCGCGATGAAACGCTGCGAACCCTGCTAAGAGATCTCTACCCAAACAATTCTTCCGGCGATCTCCAAGAGTTGTCGTCGCAATTGCTGCAAATTCTCGGACCGGCTTCAGCGCATGCCGACCCGGCAGTCGTGGACCACCGCTGGAATGGAGATGATGTGGTGTTGATTACCTATGCGGATTCTGTTGTCGATGATGCCAAACCTGGATTGCAGGGGCTTCGCAGTTTTGTGAACCGCCATCTGCAGGTTTTTGCACCTGTGATTCATGTGCTTCCGTTTCTTGAGTCCACTAGCGATGGAGGTTTTGCCGTTTCGAGTCATGAGCAGTTGGAGACACGCCATGGCGACTGGAGTGACCTTGCCGCGTTGGCAGAGGGGCGCTGCTTAATGGCGGATCTGGTGCTCAACCACGTATCTGCATCCCATCCATGGGTGCGCCAGTTTCTGAGAGATGAGGAGCCTGGTTGCTTCTGTGTTCTGGAGGCTGCCCCTGATCCCTGCTGGGACGACGTGGTTCGTCCTCGTAGTTCAGCACTATTCACCCATCTGCAGAGCTCTGGGGGTCAGCGTCAGGTGTGGACCACCTTCGGACCCGATCAGGTTGATTTGGACTGGCGTTGCTCGGAGGTTTTGCTTGGCTTCACGCGATTGTTGAAGCAGAAGCTCGCCCATGGTGTGCGTTGGATTCGTCTTGATGCTGTTGGCTTCGTCTGGAAGGAGCCGAACACCTCTTGCATTCACCGACCTGAGGTCCACCGGCTTGTTGAGGTGCTGCGTCATTTGCTTACGCATGCCTGTGCTGGCCGAGGCGTGGTGGTGACGGAGACCAATGTTCCGGAAGAAGAGAATCTCTCCTATTTGCGCAGTGGTCGGGAAGCCCATCTCGCTTACAACTTCCCGCTTCCTCCACTGTTGATGGAGGCCGCCATGAGTGGTTCTGCTGATCTGCTCAACAGCTGGCTCTCGCGTTGGCCCCAACTCCCAAATTCCACTGCACTGCTGAACTTCACGGCCTGCCATGACGGTGTGGGGTTGAGGCCACTGGAGGGACTGATGCCTCAGCGGCGTTTGTTGAATCTGCTGATTGCTTGTGAGCAGCGAGGTGGCTTGGTCAGTCATCGTCGTCTCGCTGATGGGGAGGACGTTCCCTATGAGATCAACATCAGCTGGTGGAGCGCCATGGCAGACGGAGGTCTTGACCCAGCTCATCTTCAGCGCCAGCGTTTTCTGCTTACCGAAATGCTGAAGTTGGTGCTTCCTGGCATTCCCGCTTTTTATTTACCAGCTTTGCTGGCCAGTCCGAACGATCTGGCTCGCTTTCGTCAAAGTGGTCATCGAAGGGATCTCAACCGTCCTCAATTCAAAGCAGCGGCGCTCGAGCGGCGCCTTGATGATCCTGATAGTGATGCAACCGCTGTGTTGACGTCTCTTCGCCATGCACTCAAGCTGCGGGCCGAGCTGCCTGCTCTGCATCCAGACAGCGTCTTTGATGTGCTCAGTGTGGACCGTGTGGATCGTGTCGTCCTTCGCTGCTCTCATCAGGGTCACACTCTGGTGGCTGTCCACAACTTCACTGCTTCTCGCCTCACGTTTGATCCCACCGTTCTGGGTGAGCGAGATGACCTGATCTGGGTCGATCGCCTCACTGATCAGCAGTTTGTTCCCCGAAAGCGGCATGCACTGGAGCCGTATGCAGTGCTCTGGCTGGTGCAGGAATGA
- a CDS encoding HAD-IIB family hydrolase, with translation MTLTPYSSWWVVTDLDGTLMDHHYDWSAAMDAIRCLQRHGIPVIPCTSKTAEEVLRFREMADLHDPFIVENGGAIYGESATGELWHHDLGPSWRQLRPQLADLERELGEPLQALDDLSDSEADRLLGLSGEALQQAQRRQCSVPFVPPKTLESRQRLQGLAEMRQLGLVQGNRLGHLLGAGVSKGQALKTLKQHLGVPKVKVLALGDSPNDLPLLNAGDCAVVVPGPTGPHPELKNGVAEGRYQLAPAPHGEGWSAAVLRYIPGLQDNDTVLV, from the coding sequence ATGACGCTGACTCCATACTCCAGCTGGTGGGTCGTGACCGATCTCGACGGCACGCTGATGGATCATCACTACGACTGGTCTGCCGCGATGGACGCGATTCGTTGCCTTCAGCGTCATGGCATCCCTGTGATTCCCTGCACGAGCAAGACGGCAGAGGAGGTGCTCCGTTTTCGTGAGATGGCGGATCTGCATGATCCGTTCATCGTCGAGAATGGTGGAGCCATCTATGGAGAATCCGCGACTGGTGAGCTTTGGCACCATGACTTAGGTCCATCCTGGAGACAGCTCAGACCGCAACTTGCTGACCTCGAGCGCGAGCTCGGCGAACCGCTCCAGGCTTTAGACGATCTCAGTGACAGCGAGGCTGATCGACTGTTGGGCCTCAGCGGTGAGGCCCTACAGCAAGCACAGCGCCGTCAGTGCAGTGTTCCCTTCGTTCCGCCGAAGACCCTTGAATCTCGGCAGCGTCTTCAGGGGCTGGCAGAGATGCGCCAGCTGGGTTTGGTGCAGGGCAATCGCTTGGGTCATCTGCTTGGTGCTGGCGTTAGCAAGGGCCAGGCACTGAAGACGCTCAAGCAACACCTGGGGGTTCCGAAGGTGAAGGTGCTTGCCCTGGGGGACTCGCCCAATGACCTACCGCTGCTGAATGCCGGCGACTGTGCTGTGGTGGTTCCAGGACCGACCGGACCGCATCCCGAGCTGAAGAACGGAGTGGCCGAGGGTCGTTATCAACTGGCGCCTGCACCCCATGGCGAGGGTTGGTCGGCGGCCGTGCTGCGCTATATCCCAGGCTTGCAGGACAACGACACGGTGCTTGTCTAG
- a CDS encoding aminotransferase class IV: MTATTISWLNGEWGSADALRMPLLDRGLQLADGLFETILIQDGRAQLLSKHLQRWQHSSALLGMAAPPARLWLEQIVDKAITRAGLNTTGTAGAMRLNWSRGSSAGRGIGLATGDPDPTQHRFWLTLQPHQLDFEPTQAWISVQEQRNANSVLSRCKTLAYGQSIQARREAQEHGAELALLRNTSGDLCCADSANLLVKRQGAWITPPLSSGCLPGVMRARALEQRLVSETSIGPALRANDQALLINSLGCRSLNSVNGMDLNPYPEPEQLWQQLIVS, from the coding sequence ATGACCGCAACAACTATCAGCTGGCTTAACGGCGAATGGGGCAGTGCCGATGCGCTGCGCATGCCGCTCTTGGATCGAGGTCTGCAGCTTGCGGATGGATTGTTCGAGACGATCCTGATCCAGGACGGAAGAGCCCAGCTACTGAGTAAACATCTACAGCGGTGGCAGCACAGCTCAGCACTGCTTGGAATGGCAGCTCCTCCCGCTCGCCTCTGGCTGGAGCAAATAGTTGATAAAGCCATCACTCGAGCAGGCCTGAACACTACCGGCACAGCAGGGGCGATGCGTCTCAACTGGAGCCGTGGCAGCAGTGCTGGCCGCGGAATCGGCTTAGCCACCGGTGATCCGGATCCAACTCAGCACCGCTTCTGGCTCACCCTTCAGCCCCATCAGCTGGATTTTGAACCCACGCAGGCCTGGATCAGTGTTCAGGAACAACGCAACGCCAATAGTGTTCTCAGCCGTTGCAAAACCCTCGCCTACGGCCAGTCGATTCAGGCCAGGCGGGAAGCGCAAGAACATGGAGCAGAACTGGCGCTGCTGCGCAACACAAGCGGTGATCTCTGCTGCGCAGACAGCGCCAACCTGCTGGTAAAAAGACAGGGTGCGTGGATCACCCCACCGCTAAGCAGCGGATGCTTACCAGGAGTGATGCGAGCCAGAGCACTGGAACAGAGACTTGTGAGTGAAACGTCGATCGGTCCTGCGCTGAGAGCCAATGACCAGGCGCTATTGATCAACAGCCTGGGCTGCAGATCGCTGAACAGCGTGAACGGAATGGACCTGAATCCATATCCCGAGCCAGAACAACTGTGGCAGCAGCTGATCGTTAGCTGA
- a CDS encoding anthranilate synthase component I family protein: protein MTLLRRRLPWLEPAMVAENLAHIHGENGLIWLDGDGSELGQHITLAVDPLEQHCCRGLPGEPGASNPFTTLRQLQGGHWTGWLSYDAAAWMEPGNPWRRDAMATLWIARHDPVLRFDLKAREIHLQGIDPERHAAMARTLENLGTTKTTSRQEKTLGCTWHRHSDRATFKAGVSKIRALIASGDLFQANLTSCASSTLKSNVSNLELYGRLRHRCPAPFSGLLVGGGAAAGEAVLSTSPERFLQVEPGGAVQTRPIKGTRPRHADPRIDDDLAADLVCSAKDRAENVMIVDLLRNDLGRVCRPGSVQVPDLVRLESYARVHHLTSVVTGQLRPDASWVDLLEASWPGGSITGAPKLRACQRLHELEAQGRGPYCGSLLHLDWNGRFDSNILIRTLLRKDAQLRLHAGCGIVADSDPETEADELDWKLLPLLEALT from the coding sequence ATGACCCTGCTGCGCAGGCGTCTGCCCTGGCTCGAGCCGGCAATGGTCGCGGAAAACCTGGCTCATATTCACGGTGAGAACGGCCTGATCTGGCTCGATGGAGATGGCAGCGAACTTGGACAGCACATCACCCTGGCGGTGGACCCTCTGGAGCAGCACTGCTGCAGAGGTCTGCCGGGTGAGCCAGGAGCATCCAATCCCTTCACAACTCTGCGGCAACTCCAAGGCGGCCACTGGACTGGATGGCTCAGCTACGACGCTGCCGCCTGGATGGAACCCGGCAACCCCTGGCGTCGTGATGCGATGGCAACCCTCTGGATCGCACGCCACGATCCTGTGCTGCGATTTGATCTCAAAGCTAGGGAGATCCATTTGCAAGGCATCGACCCTGAACGCCATGCCGCCATGGCCAGGACATTGGAGAACCTGGGTACGACCAAAACCACATCACGGCAAGAGAAGACGCTTGGATGCACCTGGCATCGGCACAGCGACCGCGCCACATTCAAAGCAGGCGTCAGCAAAATTCGTGCGCTGATTGCCAGCGGCGATCTGTTCCAGGCCAACCTCACCAGCTGCGCAAGCAGCACTCTCAAGAGCAACGTCAGCAACTTGGAGCTCTATGGGCGTCTGCGCCATCGATGCCCTGCTCCCTTCAGTGGTCTGCTGGTTGGAGGGGGTGCTGCCGCAGGAGAAGCGGTTCTCTCTACCTCCCCGGAACGCTTTTTGCAGGTGGAGCCTGGCGGAGCGGTTCAGACAAGACCAATCAAAGGAACCCGGCCGCGCCACGCTGATCCGCGCATCGACGACGACCTAGCGGCGGACCTGGTCTGCAGCGCCAAGGATCGAGCCGAAAACGTGATGATCGTGGATCTGCTGCGCAACGACCTCGGTCGTGTCTGCCGTCCTGGATCCGTCCAGGTGCCAGACCTCGTACGGCTCGAGAGCTACGCCCGCGTGCACCATCTCACCTCAGTTGTCACAGGCCAGTTGCGTCCGGACGCGTCCTGGGTGGATCTGCTGGAGGCCAGCTGGCCAGGGGGGTCGATCACCGGTGCACCCAAGCTGAGAGCCTGCCAACGGCTCCATGAACTGGAAGCGCAGGGCCGTGGCCCCTATTGCGGCTCGCTGCTGCACCTCGACTGGAACGGCCGCTTCGACAGCAACATCCTGATCCGCACCCTGCTACGTAAAGACGCGCAGCTACGGCTCCATGCAGGTTGCGGAATTGTGGCTGACTCCGACCCCGAAACGGAAGCAGACGAACTCGACTGGAAGCTGCTGCCTTTGCTGGAGGCACTGACATGA
- the queC gene encoding 7-cyano-7-deazaguanine synthase QueC yields MTDFTAIALLSGGLDSATAAALAMEAGGRVIGLSFDYGQRHRRELQAANTIAEALNLAEHHTISVNLASWGGSSLTDQQQDLPTKGVQEGVIPNTYVPGRNTVFISIGLSLAEARNAERVVLGVNAVDYSGYPDCRPDYLEAFQTLANLSSRVGREGHGPRLWAPLVQWSKQRIVEEALRLGVPIDSTWSCYSGGSRPCSVCDSCRIRDAALRDAGRPDLCSSASR; encoded by the coding sequence ATGACCGATTTCACAGCGATTGCCCTTCTATCTGGCGGACTGGACTCCGCCACAGCGGCAGCCCTGGCGATGGAAGCGGGCGGGCGGGTGATCGGGCTCTCCTTCGATTACGGCCAGCGCCATCGGCGGGAACTGCAGGCCGCCAACACCATCGCCGAAGCTCTGAACCTGGCCGAGCACCACACGATCAGCGTGAACCTGGCGAGTTGGGGTGGATCATCTCTGACCGATCAGCAGCAGGATTTACCGACCAAAGGAGTGCAGGAGGGAGTCATCCCCAACACCTACGTCCCGGGCAGAAACACTGTGTTCATCAGCATTGGCCTCAGCCTGGCCGAGGCTCGCAACGCCGAGCGAGTCGTTCTTGGGGTCAATGCCGTGGACTACTCGGGATACCCAGATTGTCGGCCCGACTATCTGGAGGCCTTCCAGACCCTGGCAAACCTCAGCAGCAGGGTTGGCCGCGAGGGACATGGCCCTCGACTCTGGGCACCGCTGGTGCAGTGGAGCAAGCAACGCATCGTGGAGGAAGCCCTGCGCCTGGGTGTGCCGATCGATTCCACCTGGAGCTGCTACAGCGGAGGGAGCAGACCGTGCAGCGTCTGCGACAGCTGTCGCATTCGTGATGCGGCTCTGCGTGATGCCGGTCGCCCCGATCTATGCAGCAGCGCAAGCCGATGA
- a CDS encoding ecotin family protein codes for MTKPPHQLLKPIACVGAALSLAAFSAPPGVAIPRLNLTGYPEPAPGLKRWVIQPSGLLPESSDPFISAQPIDWRIQLIVGQTVTLDCNSKRLSGSGMTMRMLPKASGKALFEVKSPVAVISTAMACPDDQSTRTSFLSLGKQPYLVPYNASWPIVVDLPENLQLRWRIWKAETRQLPGVRL; via the coding sequence ATGACGAAGCCTCCGCATCAGCTGTTGAAGCCAATCGCCTGCGTTGGAGCTGCTCTGTCGCTCGCCGCTTTTTCTGCGCCACCCGGTGTTGCGATTCCGCGTCTGAATCTGACCGGCTATCCGGAGCCAGCCCCTGGCCTCAAACGTTGGGTGATTCAGCCTTCGGGTCTGCTGCCTGAGAGTTCAGATCCATTCATCTCTGCACAACCGATCGACTGGCGGATTCAGCTGATCGTGGGCCAGACGGTCACGCTTGATTGCAACTCCAAGCGTCTTTCAGGTTCCGGGATGACCATGCGCATGCTTCCTAAGGCATCTGGCAAGGCCCTGTTTGAAGTGAAGTCTCCTGTGGCTGTGATCAGCACCGCGATGGCCTGTCCTGATGATCAGTCCACCAGAACATCTTTCCTGTCGCTGGGCAAGCAGCCCTATCTGGTTCCTTACAACGCCTCCTGGCCGATCGTTGTGGATCTGCCCGAGAACTTGCAACTGCGCTGGCGGATCTGGAAAGCAGAGACGCGTCAGCTGCCTGGGGTCAGGCTTTGA
- a CDS encoding HlyD family secretion protein, producing MTNDSNNNNPQNDTGSQENGSNKESAPGKLVRQARSALENRITLVSEQENVLQQSRFWMKTVTWGLIGTTALGIGFLAVARTEEVVVAKGKLEPIGNVKEVRVPPGGLVEEILVKNGERVSEGQALIRLDQESTAEQLKSSIKGVEEKTTQIKQKEQQLVLKKQEKERTEDLNREQVATTRAKLALEEDILARLSTLAEEGGIKDIQYLQQRNKVEEVKGELIKLELDGRRQTNQIDQQIKLINSELAGLRSEKAQLNAELTQIRVANKNKTLRAPVNGIVFDLKLNNPGFVSQAMSSDVMLKVVPFNSMEADVEIPSNKIGFVRAGQPADISIDSFPATDFGVLEGTVQSVGSDALPPNPQLMQQEYTYPAVIKLDSQQLKLSSGTKLPLQVGMSLTANIKLRSVSYLQLLLNTFRSKTDSLRQI from the coding sequence ATGACGAACGATTCAAACAACAACAATCCTCAGAACGACACTGGCAGTCAGGAGAACGGAAGCAACAAGGAAAGTGCTCCTGGAAAGCTTGTCCGGCAGGCACGCTCAGCACTCGAGAACCGCATCACTCTGGTCAGCGAGCAGGAGAACGTTCTGCAGCAAAGTCGCTTCTGGATGAAGACAGTCACCTGGGGGCTGATTGGTACCACCGCTCTGGGTATCGGCTTCTTGGCGGTGGCTCGAACAGAGGAAGTGGTGGTTGCCAAGGGCAAACTGGAACCGATCGGGAACGTCAAGGAGGTTCGAGTCCCACCCGGCGGACTCGTCGAAGAAATTCTGGTGAAAAACGGCGAACGCGTCTCTGAGGGGCAGGCACTGATCCGTCTCGATCAGGAAAGCACAGCGGAACAACTCAAGTCCTCGATCAAAGGAGTGGAAGAAAAAACCACACAAATCAAGCAAAAAGAGCAACAGCTAGTTCTGAAAAAGCAGGAAAAAGAACGCACTGAGGATTTAAACCGCGAGCAAGTAGCCACCACGCGTGCCAAACTTGCTCTTGAAGAAGATATCCTGGCACGATTAAGTACCCTGGCTGAAGAAGGTGGAATTAAAGATATTCAATATCTGCAGCAACGCAACAAGGTTGAGGAGGTGAAAGGTGAACTGATAAAACTAGAGCTCGATGGACGTCGACAAACTAATCAGATCGACCAGCAGATTAAGTTAATTAACTCAGAACTTGCAGGTCTACGTAGCGAGAAAGCTCAGCTCAATGCCGAACTAACGCAAATAAGAGTCGCCAATAAAAACAAGACCCTACGGGCACCTGTTAACGGCATTGTTTTTGATTTGAAACTGAACAATCCTGGTTTCGTCTCCCAGGCCATGTCGTCCGATGTGATGTTGAAGGTGGTCCCCTTCAACAGCATGGAAGCCGATGTAGAGATTCCCAGCAACAAGATTGGCTTTGTACGCGCTGGCCAGCCAGCGGATATCAGCATTGATTCCTTTCCAGCCACTGACTTCGGCGTTCTGGAAGGGACCGTTCAGTCGGTGGGATCAGACGCACTTCCTCCCAATCCCCAGCTGATGCAACAGGAGTACACCTACCCAGCAGTAATCAAGTTGGACAGCCAGCAACTCAAACTGAGCAGCGGCACCAAATTGCCACTGCAAGTTGGCATGTCGCTTACCGCCAATATCAAGTTGCGCAGTGTCAGCTACTTGCAGCTGTTGCTGAACACATTCCGAAGCAAGACTGACTCACTACGCCAGATTTGA